The DNA sequence TCAaataaccaacaacaacaaaaatacctggtatcaagaacaagaaaCAACTAGCAGACACGAGCCGCTTACAATTCACCACAGGGCAGTGTCTTGTCATttttgctagctatctggccatccagaaccataacaacacatgcaCTTCTGCGCCTTTGAAGCGCGCGCAAAGTTTTCTAGACGTTGTCAGCTAGACGTTGTCAGCTAACTAGTCTATAGGTGTTAATGACAGTGGATGTAGTTGTAGCAGGGACTGTGTCCAACAGTGCGCAGTTGGGCTGTAGACGCGCACCCACATCTGATTGGAGCAGTGCATTTCTGAGATTGCGTGCTCTCCTATAGGCGAACAGGGGTGGGTCTTTGAATAGCCCACATATTTTAATTTGGAATCAGACGTCAATATGTGACAATGTTTATTTAAAATGTTCATAATTGCTAAAGAGCGGTGTAAAGGTAGAAGTGAAAACacacaaatatttttttctcaatttTGTGCATGCCTCAGCAATTGATCTCTCTCAGTGTCTTTTGCCCGATTGTAGGCTGTCTTTATCCAGGTGTCCTTGTATCCCTGTTCCTGGAAGCGGGAGGACAAAGCAGCAGTGTTTGTCTCACATACAGATATGGATGAGCAGTTCCTACAATTTCTCAAGAACTGGCTAATGGTAAAACTAGTAAAACGATAATGCTTCTTGATCCATTACCTGGACACTGTCTCCCCTAAGGACGTAATGAGGAACTCGATCTCTTTTGGATTTAAAAACATTTAGCCTACTGTATCACAGCCATGTTTTGTTTAGATTTATTTGTATCAATATTGTTTGGCCTTTGCACAAGTCATgggagcatttcgctacaccagcaataacatctgctaaatatttgtatgcgaccaatacaatgttattttatttgataaaatggtttacaaaatattatgaacacctgctcttccaaTGAAATAGACCAGGGATGTGCAACTGGCTGCATGCGGCCCTTTTGTCGGACTGCGgaagagtttaaaaaaaaaactcagtcggggtctcaacatactgttgagagttagaataatagaacacacaaggtgcaatttcgacatttggttgtgcatcagcagtcactcacTTACCCCATGTCAGCTCCGTTTGTTTGATTGTTAAACgagtctagtggccagctatctaaacgtgTTGTAAGCATGATCGAATTACCGGCCGGCGTGGGGCACATTGATCATCAGTTAAACATTTTTCCCCACCCTATGACAacatgtgtagaatagcaggaaattagctgtaaaacttcaaatttctctccaccccatgacaaaatgagtagaattacatgaaattagttataaaaTACCAACATTTTCACGGCAACGTGTTTTCTACGCCCAATGGCGTATATCTTCAGCTCTCATGAATGGGGCTGATAAAATGTTTTGCCCGAAAGGTGGGGAGGGgttatggatgtgggtatgcagaccagtggaggctgctgggggGAATACAGCTCAtaggagcaaatggaatggcatcaaacacctggaaaccacgtgtttgataccattccactgattctactccagtcattaccacgagcccgtcctcccaaatgaaggtgccaccaacctcctgtgatgcagACCCACTAgccactgcagcccctcatgatgagtcaAAGTTTCCCATCCTTgacatagctttcatctggattctaTGACCCCTTAttctcacttgttaaatccacttcaaatcagtggagatgaaggggaggacaagttagagaaggatttttaagccttgagacatggattgtgtatgtgtgccattcagagggtgaatgggtaagacaagaTGCCTTTggacggggtatggtagtaggtgccaggcacaccgatttgtgtcaagaactgcaagtatgctggtttttcacactcaacagtttcctgtgtgtatcaagaatgatccaccacctaaaggacatccagctaacttgattTGATGTTGATTTTTTAGGATCCCAAATAGCCAATGGCGACAGGGGTCTGACAGACaatgaaaaagacattacagacaaaatacaatTGACATACATTTAAGAACATTAACATGTATGGTGTATGagtctatcagttacacatacatgtcaatACATGCACACAAGTagaaacttgacacatctgtgggaagcattggagtcaacatgggccagcatccctgtagatcgccttcaacaccttgtagagtccaacgaattgaggctgttaggatggaactcaatattaggaagctgttcttaatgttttgtacactcagtgtaaatcaTGTTGACCTATGATTCTGTCTAAATGTGTTGTCCAATATGTATACCTTTGTAAACATTGTATATAGAAATATATTGTCAATTGAGACTTGATTGCTAACCAATTGTCTAATTGAAATGACTAATTGTTGCCACCCGTTGTTCACTTGAACTTGTATGAATACAGACTGCAGGAGTTTCCTCACAAAGCACACCCTTGAAAAATACCTAGTCGAAACTTTGGGTGTTTATGAATGAAATGAAAATACTAAGAATATAACTGATATCCCGAGTGTGCTTTCCCCTGtggatcagtggaggctggtggaaggagataaaggaggacgggctcattgtaatggctggtattaatggaacggagtcaagcGTGGTTTCCATATTAGcgatgtttgataccgttccattccaTTTCTGCCATTAGAATGAGCACATCCTCCAATAGCTCCtcacaccagcctccactgccgtggatatattttttacatttctctCCCACACACCCATCTTGAAATCTAAGGCCAACTTCATTAAAGAGAGACACACTGACCACTTCTTCACTGCCGGAAATGTGTTTGGATTATGATAATATTCACACAGTTGTACAATTAACACATGAGCCTAAGGCTTGACAAAAAATCCATAGTTTGACATGAATTACAATTATTGTTTATTCATACACAGTAAAATcattctctgtgtctctctcataTCTTGGCTACCCCATCACTTGCAAAAGGATTACTCTGCACCACAGCACCCCCCTGTGGCAGAAGAGACAGTTGCACTCCCCAGCTGCAGCACCAGTTCAAAGGGATTCACCGTGCCCACCTGCAATGACACACAGCATGACAGACAGCACTTGGTTTCCCTGGAAAATCACTGAAAAACACCGCATGCCATATTTACACAACGTCATGGTAGTGCGTTATGTAAAAGCCTTATATGATAATAACTCTACTATCTCACAAGGTTAGGGTCCATTCCATATAACCTCCAGTCAATTCAGCAATATTTGAAGATAATTACAGAGAAATACCATTTCAATAATATGAATCACGACCCTGGATCGGTATTTGTGACTATGCAATATGTTTTTTATCTGCCATTAGTTTATCTTTTCACCGTTTGCCTGAAGAAGCTGTAGCTTGTACAAGCTGTACATACTTTCCATACAGTTTATTACGGCATGAGATCATgacctgggcccgtatccacaaagcatctcagaggaggaatgctgatctaggatcagtttttgcCTTTTAGGTCATTATAagataagattatatggacagatcctagatcagcactactacactgagatgctttgtggatacaggcccagATCGGATTGCCCTTTGAGTTCACTTGCAACAGAGAGTGTGTAAAAGGTAGAGATAATAATAATCTAAACTAGAGTTAGGAGCAAACTAAATAAAGTACCTGGTAACTAGCTTTGGGACACAACACCTATTGTCTCTCAGTAAAGGGTTACCAGTAGCTTTGGGACACAACACCTATTGTCTCTCAGTAAAGGGTTACCAGTAGCTTTGGGACACAACATCAGTAGTCTGTGTACTGGTTGGACTCCCTGAGTTGTGCATCGTTCTGGTGGTTGGCGACGGACAATAACCATTCCACATTATAGCCAGCTACACCCCCGTAAAATTCCAGTCAACAAAAGCATAGGTATAATCACTAGGAACTCTACTTACCAAACATAAAGTGCAATAAGTCCCTCGCTATCAAATAAACATCAGAATACAACTTTTACTCGAACCGCACCATATTCCTTCCAAGTTTGACCCCTCCCTTCACACAAGACTTCCTCCCACGAAATCTACCACTGTTCACACAGCAGGAATATGATGCGGTTTGGACAAAAGTTGGATTCAGATGTTTATTTGATTGCGAGGGACACATTTCACTTTATGTCTGGTAAGTAGAGTTCCTGGAGATTATACATATGCTTTTGTTGACAGGAAACCGTTTTGTTGTAGGTGAATCCGGCTATAATGTGGAATGGTTATTGTCCGTCGCCAACCACCAGAACGATGCACAACTCAGGGAGTCCAACCAGTACACAGACTACTGATGTTGTGTCCCGAAGCTACTGGTAACCCTTTACTGAGAGACAACAGgtgtaatgcattatgatgcGGTTATAATACTGTGTATAAAGAATTATAAAACTTGTCACGAGAATACAACCTGGATGAGACCTCAACCAGCCTCAGCCTCCTTACGACCAAGGCTAAACTGAACACCCACAGCCTGAAGAATGTGTAGGGAGTATGAAAAGATTCAAACTGTAGGAAACATAATCAAACCAAATAtagtcctcagtgtgtgtgtgttttgtgcttgcgctaatgtgtgtgtgtggtttcagtGACCATGAGGGACCATGATAAGAAGACATTGAGACATTCCATTGGCTGACAGGAGGACATGCATTCCTTCCTGGTTAAAGGTTCCCAGCAGGACTTTAACGCAGCCTAGTTGTGACTGCAGCACATCTGCTtgaccttggtgtgtgtgtgtgtgtgtgtctgtgtgcatgcgtAGGGGCTAGGGGTCAATTTGGAATTCACAGTGGGACGGTGTCAGTGGATTTGTCATGaactttatacacacacacattattacatttatacACACACCCTGCAACCACATCTAAAACTCAGAGTATTATGACACATTAGGTGCAATTGTCCTGGTATTGGTACAAACCTTGGGTTTCTTTACACTACATCCAGCAGGTAACCCGGGGGGTTGGAAAGTGAACTCCTCAGCAAACCTGGAGTGGCTGAGGATGCTGGCCACCtctccatccacctccactaCCTCATCCACCttggggagacacacacacatattactcACTGAGTACAACACACTCCCGTGGAAAACACACTCCCGTGGAAAACACACTCCCGTGGAAAACACACTCCCGTGGAAAACACACTGCCGTGGAAAACACACTGCCGTGGAAAACACACTGCCGTGGAAAACACACTGCCGTGGAAAACACACTCCCGTGGAAAACACACTCCCGTGGAAAACACACTCCCGTGGAAAACACACTCCCGTGGAAAACACACcgggcacagatctaggatcaataTGATCCAATATTTATTTGCCAAACTGTTACATCGGAAATGTGTTTTCTGCTCTGCTTTTAACTTCCCCATACAACACAAACATACTCATATTGGAGAGGAGCAAAGCCAAACTCCATTTggcagaaaaacacaaaacagtaTCTTGTACAAACCTTGAACGTGTACTGAGAGTCAAACTCCAGACTCTCCTCAAAACCAGTGATGTTGCCATTGTATATGACCAGAGAGCCTTTGTTCGAGATTTTGGGGATCTTGAAGAGACGGTAGGTGGCAGAGACAAACTTGTAGTCACCTGTAATTCCAGAGGAAATATCAACGTTTTGAACAGTCAATCTTAAAAATGTGGGGTCCCATGTATCAATGCTATTGACCCAGTATGTTATAACAATGTAACCGCTATATGGTAACTTATATGGTTAAGAGCTGATGGAAAAAAATGTCACCGTCTCATGTTTAAGACGAGTTAACACATCTCACCTAGGACGGCCTCCAGTTCCATGTTGTCCACGGTGACGACATTGGCCGTGACCAACCGCGGGGGGCTGAATCCCACCTCCTGAGCCAATCGCACTAGGTCCTCCCACCAAAGCGCTCCGCCTAAACACTCCCCTAACGACAGCATTAACATCTACAGTTCACCTAGGTTATTAACTGTTGATGGTACTACACATATAAATAGCAGCTAGAACTAGTCTAAAACAGTGTGAAATGGAATACAGAAGCTGCTTAGTAGACATACATACCCCACAGGACTTTGTGATTCTTGATCTCATCGGAGAGCTTACTGCTACTATAGACATCACTGAAGTACAGCTCTCCTCCATCCTGACAACCAGAGGAAGTAGCAAACATATTTAGTATGCACGCTTAGAAGAAGtgaaagaaagggaaagggggatacctagtcagttgtacaatgatgcagtcaactgaaatgtgtcttctgcgtTTCAATGTTACCAAGCAAGGATTCTCTTTCTTAATTACTTTTCACTGACACGTTTAAGTACAGTAACAGCATTTTACTTCTAAGAACTGGAACATGACATGGACCTCCCTTACAAGCTTGAAAGGGTTCATTGAAGTTTTGTTGGTTGTAATTACCTGATTTGTACATGATATAGTATAGCACACAGTGTACCTTCAGCACGCGGTAAGCATCACTCAATACTTTTCTCTTGTCTGGGGACAAATTCACCACACAGTTGGATCTGTCGCACAACAAAAGGGGCAAATAACAAATAATGAACCCTCACCGTACTCTAATCACTATGATATTACTGTAAAAATTAACTAATCTTTCAAGGGTAAACAAACAACCAACAATGGCATCTTACATGATGATATCAAAGGAGTTCTCCTTGAGTCCAGCCTCCTTTAGAGCCTCGATGTAGCCCTGCACAAAGTCCACGTTGGGCTTCTCGTATCCAAACTCCTGCGTGTGGTGGTCCACGTACTTTCTGGCCACCTCAAGCTATAAAGAAAGAAAAACGGATGTGTTCCCAGGACCGAAACAGCACTCCAAAACAAGAACAGAAAAAAAAGGGGAATTTGGCTTGCacatacatacagtggcttgcgaaagtattcaccccccttggcatttttcctattttgttgccttacaacctggaattaaaatgtatttttgggggggtttgtatcatttgatttacacaacatgcctaccactttgaagatgcaaaatattttttcttgtgaaacaaacaagaaataagacaaaaaaagagaaaacttgagcgtgcataactatttacACCCCCAGTCAATTCATTGTAAAGCcacattttgcagcaattacagctgcacgtatcttggggtatgtctctattagcttggcacatctatccactgggatttttgcccattcttcaaggcaaaactgctccagctccttcaagttggatgggttccactggtatacagcaatctttaagtcataccacagattctcaattggattaaggtctgggctttgactaggccattccaagacatttaaatgtttccccttaaaccactcgagtgttgctttaccagtacgcttaggatcattgtcctgctgaaaggtgaacctcagtcccagtctcaaatctctggaagactgaaacaggttccctcaagaattttcctgtatttagcgccatccatcattccttcaattctgaccagtttcccagtccctgccgatgaaaaacatccccgtagcatgattctgccaccaccatgcttcactgtggggatgatgtttgccttccctgtagctcagttgctagagcatggtgtttgcaacaccagggttgtgggttcgattcccacagggggccagcacaaaaaaaaaaaaaaaaaaaattatgaaattgtatgaaatgtatgcattcactactgtaagtcgctctggataagagcgtctgctaaatgacgtaaatgtaatgttctcggggtgataagaggtgttgggtttgcaccagacatagcgttttccttgatggccaaaaagctcaattttagtctcatctgaccagagtatcttcttccatatatttggggagtctcccacatgccttttggcgaacaccaaacgtgtttgcttatttttttctttaagcaatggcttttctctggccactcttccataaagcccagccctgtggagtgtacagcttaaagtggtcctatggacagatactccaatctctgctgtggagctttgaagctccttcagggttgtctttggtctctttgttgcctctcttaTTAATGTCCTCcctgcctggtctgtgagttttcgTGGGCCGCCCTCTTTTGGCAGGTTtgtgtggtgccatattctttccattttttaataatggatttaatggtgctctgtgggatgttcaaagtttcatatattttttttataacccaaccctgatctgtacttctccacaactttgtccctgacctgtttggagagctccttggtcttcatggtgccgcttgcttggtggttccccttgcttagtggtgttgcagactctggggcctttcagaacaggtgtaaatagactgagatcatgtgacagatcatgtgacacttagattgcacacaggtggactttatttaactaattgtgtgacttctgaaggtaattggttgcaccagatcttattgaggggcttcatagcaaagtgggtgaatacatatgcacgcaccacttttccattttaatttatttagaattttttggaacaagttattttttacatttcacttcaccaatttgaactattttgtgtatgtccattacatgaaatccaaataaaaatctatttaaattacaggttgtaatgcaacaaaataggaaaaatgccaaatggatgaatacctttgcaaggcactgtaaacaaGCACCACAAAGTGGTGTTCAGCAATTGCCCCTTATGATATTAAAAACTTTTTAATTGAATGGTCACCACCACAGCACACTGTTGTGTACCTGATCCTCAGTCATGTCGATGCCTGTGACGTGGCCCTTCTCCCCGACCAGTTGGCTGAGCATGTAGCAGTCTCTCCCACTGCCACTGCCCAGGTCCAGCAGCCTGCAGCCCTCCAGACACTCTGGGACCACCAGCCCACACCCATAGTACCTGACAGAACAACAGCAGGTCAAAGGGCTACATGGTGAGTGTATTGAATCAAGTGTCACAGTTATTCATGGAGGATTCAACAATCTTATTCACAACAATCGTATCCTTAACAATCTACAGGcaaacacagacagaaagacacacagacatgcatctgTGTGAAAATGACTCACTGATGTTATCaaaatgtaattacattgtaaGTACAATGTTACAATAGTGAACCCACTTGGCTGTGACTTCAGGATGGATCTTCTTCAGAGCCTTGAGGAtgaaggctgggatgggctgagaCGGGGCTAAGCAGGCA is a window from the Salmo trutta chromosome 38, fSalTru1.1, whole genome shotgun sequence genome containing:
- the LOC115177793 gene encoding arsenite methyltransferase; its protein translation is MAECKKEHGECGKGCFVDSVIHVDVKDYYGKTLKKTSDLKSNACLAPSQPIPAFILKALKKIHPEVTAKYYGCGLVVPECLEGCRLLDLGSGSGRDCYMLSQLVGEKGHVTGIDMTEDQLEVARKYVDHHTQEFGYEKPNVDFVQGYIEALKEAGLKENSFDIIISNCVVNLSPDKRKVLSDAYRVLKDGGELYFSDVYSSSKLSDEIKNHKVLWGECLGGALWWEDLVRLAQEVGFSPPRLVTANVVTVDNMELEAVLGDYKFVSATYRLFKIPKISNKGSLVIYNGNITGFEESLEFDSQYTFKVDEVVEVDGEVASILSHSRFAEEFTFQPPGLPAGCSVKKPKVGTVNPFELVLQLGSATVSSATGGCCGAE